The following are encoded together in the Ovis aries strain OAR_USU_Benz2616 breed Rambouillet chromosome 15, ARS-UI_Ramb_v3.0, whole genome shotgun sequence genome:
- the ATG13 gene encoding autophagy-related protein 13 isoform X4 — protein sequence METDLNSQDRKDLDKFIKFFALKTVQVIVQARLGEKICTRSSSSPTGSDWFNLAIKDIPEVTHEAKKALAGQLPAVGRSMCVEISLKTSEGDSMELEIWCLEMNEKCDKEIKVSYAVYNRLSLLLKSLLAITRVTPAYRLSRKQGHEYVILYRIYFGDVQLNGLGEGFQTVRVGTVGTPVGTITLSCAYRINLAFMSTRHFERTPPIMGIIIDHFVDRPYPSSSPMHPCNYRTTGEDTGVTCPSVEDSQEVCATSFSTSPPSQLSSSRLPYQPAALGAGSADLAHPVVFAAGLNATHPHQLMVPGKEGGVPLGPSQPAHGAQADQERLATYTPSDGAHCAATPSSSEDAETVSNGSEGRASPHDVLETIFVRKVGAFVNKPINQVTLTSLDIPFAMFAPKTLELEDADPMVNPPDSPETTSPLQGSLHSDGSSGGSSGHTQDDFVMIDFKPAFSKDDILPMDLGTFYREFQNPPQLSSLSLDIGAQSMAEDLDSLPEKLAAHEKNVREFDAFVETLQ from the exons ATGGAAACTGATCTTAATTCCCAGGACAGAAAGGACCTGGACAAGTTCATTAAGTTTTTTGCCCTCAAG actgTCCAAGTGATCGTCCAGGCTCGACTGGGAGAGAAGATTTGTACTCGTTCGTCTTCTTCCCCAACGGGTTCAGACTGG TTCAATTTAGCAATCAAAGACATCCCAGAGGTTACACATGAAGCAAAGAAGGCCCTGGCAGGGCAGCTGCCTGCTGTTGGGAGGTCTATGTGTGTGGAGATCTCACTCAAGACTTCTGAG GGAGATTCCATGGAGCTGGAAATCTGGTGTctggaaatgaatgaaaa GTGTGATAAAGAAATCAAAGTTTCCTATGCCGTGTACAACAGATTGTCATTGCTGCTGAAGTCTCTGCTTGCTATAACTAGGGTGACACCAGCTTACagactctccagaaagcaagggCATGAATATGTCATCTTATACAG AATATATTTTGGGGACGTTCAGCTGAATGGCTTAGGGGAAG GTTTCCAGACAGTTCGTGTTGGGACAGTGGGTACCCCTGTGGGCACCATCACTCTTTCCTGTGCTTACAGAATTAACTTGGCATTCATGTCCACCAG GCACTTTGAGAGGACCCCACCTATCATGGGCATTATTATTGATCACTTTGTGGACCGTCCCTATCCCAGCTCCTCGCCCATGCACCCCTGCAATTACAG AACCACCGGCGAGGACACTGGAGTAACGTGTCCTTCTGTGGAAGATTCTCAAGAAGTGTGCGCCACCTCCTTTTCCACCTCGCCTCCCTCCCAG CTCTCCAGCTCTCGCCTTCCCTACCAGCCTGCTGCCCTGGGCGCTGGATCCGCTGACCTGGCTCATCCAGTAGTGTTTGCTGCTGGCTTAAACGCCACACACCCTCACCAG CTAATGGTCCCCGGGAAGGAAGGTGGGGTACCGCTTGGTCCCAGCCAGCCTGCCCATGGTGCCCAGGCTGACCAGGAGAGACTGGCAACCTACACCCCTTCTGATGGGGCCCACTGTGCCGCCACGCCGTCCAGCAG tgagGACGCTGAAACTGTATCAAACGGCAGCGAGGGACGGGCCTCCCCCCACGATGTCTTGGAGACCATCTTTGTCCGGAAAGTGGGGGCTTTTGTCAACAAGCCCATCAACCAG GTGACCCTGACCAGTTTGGACATACCCTTTGCCATGTTTGCTCCCAagaccctggagctggaggatGCGGACCCCATG GTGAATCCGCCAGATTCCCCAGAGACTACATCTCCTCTCCAGGGCAGCCTGCACTCTGATGGCTCCAGCGGGGGCAGCAGCGGCCATACCCAGGACGACTTCGTGATGATCGACTTC aaaccagcTTTTTCTAAAGATGACATCCTTCCGATGGACTTGGGGACCTTCTATCGTGAATTTCAGAACCCGCCTCAGCTGAGCAGCCTCTCCCTTGACATCGGGGCCCAGTCCATGGCCGAGGACTTG GACTCACTCCCAGAGAAGCTGGCTGCGCACGAGAAGAATGTCCGAGAATTTGATGCCTTTGTAGAGACGCTGCAGTAA